A stretch of Desulfobacter hydrogenophilus DNA encodes these proteins:
- the ybgF gene encoding tol-pal system protein YbgF, producing the protein MLASRQPISRIALLFLIPFLTVSCGSLKTYKLTTADQAQTTNVTVPDATSVPIDTSLGQDIRTSHLEEKITGIENRLALLEKKVGAQTQPSPPPKQAYPASPPNQDRPASPEKPGKLDPVKLYKKGRVLLLRERNIPMAQALFSDFVKKFPDHDLADNALYWLGECSYTTGDYEMAAKIFKTLIQTYPKGQKVPDALLKTGYSYMSLDNVNQANDYFKQVITRYPFSPAADKAQQKLSQTQ; encoded by the coding sequence ATGCTCGCATCCAGACAACCTATTTCAAGGATTGCGCTGCTTTTTCTTATTCCATTTTTGACCGTCTCCTGCGGGTCGCTGAAAACTTATAAACTGACGACTGCCGATCAGGCACAGACCACCAATGTGACTGTGCCTGACGCCACATCAGTGCCGATAGATACATCACTTGGCCAGGATATCCGCACCAGCCATCTGGAAGAAAAAATTACCGGAATCGAAAACCGGTTGGCACTGCTGGAAAAAAAGGTCGGGGCACAAACTCAACCATCGCCGCCCCCAAAACAGGCGTACCCAGCGTCCCCTCCCAATCAGGATCGACCGGCATCTCCTGAAAAACCCGGAAAATTAGATCCTGTCAAGCTTTACAAAAAAGGTCGGGTCCTGTTGCTGCGCGAACGTAATATTCCTATGGCCCAGGCACTTTTTTCAGATTTTGTTAAAAAATTTCCAGATCATGATCTGGCAGACAACGCTCTTTACTGGCTTGGGGAATGCAGCTACACCACAGGTGATTATGAAATGGCTGCAAAAATTTTTAAAACGCTTATCCAGACCTATCCCAAGGGTCAAAAAGTCCCGGACGCACTGCTTAAAACAGGTTATTCATATATGTCCTTAGACAATGTCAACCAGGCCAATGACTACTTCAAGCAAGTCATTACCCGCTATCCCTTTTCACCGGCAGCAGACAAAGCCCAACAAAAACTTTCCCAAACCCAGTAG
- a CDS encoding Rne/Rng family ribonuclease: MTRKILINAVDPEENRIAMVFDNKLDQFHIETAAKAATKGNIYKGIVTRVEPSLQAVFVDYGAEKNGFLQKNEIHPDYFQEIEKNNRSLFNLIKKGQEMIVQVAKDPINLKGAMLTTYISLPGRFGVLMPGNNTRGVSRKIVEDDERKRLVGILKGMTIAEGFGMIVRTAGKGATKTLLTSDLRYLMRVWKNIDKLALENQAPCLLYKEQSLAVRSLRDYFTTDIKEILIDNPDTYKEVLDFIGMIAPKQKKIVRLFKSEKPIFTKYQLEEQISSIYKRDVALKSGGFLVIEQTEALVSIDVNSGKSTKKNSIEETAYHTNLEAAEEVARQLRLRDMGGLIVVDFIDMKERRHKADITKTMKKHLKSDKARTKVGGITAFGLLEMSRQRIRHSITYGSYEICRHCNGRGLTPSVEIQALALLRILALKTLKAEPDQKFICRVPEDVAYYMLNSKREELLELETKRQVRINIEIDRSMVSGQNSVN; this comes from the coding sequence ATGACTAGAAAAATTCTAATTAATGCAGTGGATCCGGAAGAAAACCGTATAGCCATGGTTTTTGACAACAAACTGGATCAATTTCACATTGAAACAGCCGCTAAAGCGGCAACTAAAGGTAATATATATAAAGGGATTGTCACCCGGGTGGAACCCAGTCTGCAGGCCGTGTTCGTGGATTACGGCGCCGAGAAAAACGGATTTTTGCAAAAAAACGAAATACACCCGGATTATTTCCAGGAAATCGAAAAAAATAACAGATCCCTGTTCAACTTAATTAAAAAAGGCCAAGAAATGATTGTCCAGGTCGCCAAAGACCCGATTAATCTCAAAGGGGCCATGCTCACCACCTATATATCCCTTCCCGGTCGTTTTGGCGTACTTATGCCGGGTAACAATACCCGGGGGGTTTCCCGCAAAATTGTTGAGGACGATGAACGAAAACGGCTGGTTGGAATTCTCAAGGGCATGACAATTGCCGAAGGCTTCGGAATGATTGTCAGAACCGCAGGCAAGGGCGCCACCAAAACCTTGCTGACATCAGATCTTCGGTATTTGATGCGCGTATGGAAAAACATCGACAAACTGGCTTTGGAAAACCAGGCCCCCTGTCTGCTTTACAAGGAACAAAGCCTGGCCGTTCGTTCTTTAAGGGACTATTTTACAACAGATATCAAAGAGATCCTCATTGACAATCCAGACACCTACAAAGAAGTTCTGGACTTCATCGGGATGATTGCACCCAAACAGAAAAAAATCGTCCGGCTGTTCAAAAGTGAAAAACCCATTTTTACAAAATACCAGCTTGAGGAGCAGATATCTTCCATTTACAAAAGAGATGTGGCTCTTAAATCCGGTGGTTTTCTGGTTATTGAACAAACCGAAGCCCTGGTTTCCATTGATGTCAACTCCGGCAAGTCCACAAAAAAAAACAGCATTGAGGAGACAGCCTATCACACCAACCTCGAAGCGGCTGAAGAAGTGGCACGGCAGTTGAGACTGCGGGATATGGGCGGGCTTATTGTGGTGGATTTCATTGACATGAAGGAACGCCGCCACAAGGCAGATATCACCAAGACTATGAAAAAACATTTAAAATCCGATAAGGCCAGAACTAAGGTAGGAGGAATTACCGCCTTCGGACTTCTTGAAATGTCCAGGCAAAGAATCCGCCATTCCATCACTTACGGGTCCTATGAAATCTGCAGACATTGCAATGGCCGGGGTCTGACACCGTCTGTTGAAATACAGGCACTTGCACTGCTTCGAATATTGGCGCTAAAAACCCTGAAAGCAGAACCTGATCAAAAATTTATCTGCCGGGTACCAGAAGACGTCGCCTATTACATGCTTAATTCCAAAAGGGAAGAACTTCTTGAGCTTGAAACAAAACGTCAAGTCCGCATAAATATTGAAATAGACAGAAGCATGGTTTCCGGCCAGAACAGCGTTAATTAA
- the secD gene encoding protein translocase subunit SecD, producing the protein MKFFTIKRVLILGVIVAAVVCLLPTFTNTWPHKKINLGLDLQGGMHLILEVQSEEAVNAELDRTISQLKLDLKNEKIQHMGIDKASDHKIIAKISGADNKSGVEKLLSDEYAGLEIPSVKNISGGISFTLRLPDKESDSIKKMATEQALETIRNRIDEFGVSEPDIRIQSGNRILLQLPGISDPERAKGLIGKTAQLTFQLVDEQGDVNAALRGKPPVGDEILYQLRKNAGTGNQARTPFLIKKHVELDGSQLTNARVEFDQFQQPQVGIEFSRKGARTFERITGANINKRLAIVLDKNVYSAPNIQDRISGGKAVITGHFTLEEATDLAIALRAGSLPAPVKIIEERTVGPTLGADSVRTGLMSMLVGGALVVLFMVIYYRGAGLIADIALVVNIFLIGGGLAFFGATLTLPGIAGIILTIGMAVDANVIIFERIREELRAGRSPRAAVNAGYDRATLTVMDANVTTLIAAAVLFQFGTGPIKGFAVTLGLGIVASLFTALILSKSIYDMILANKQSDTLSI; encoded by the coding sequence TTGAAATTTTTTACCATAAAGCGCGTATTGATTCTGGGGGTCATTGTTGCTGCAGTCGTATGCCTGCTTCCCACGTTTACCAATACCTGGCCCCATAAAAAAATCAACCTTGGCCTTGACCTGCAGGGCGGCATGCACTTAATCCTTGAGGTACAAAGCGAAGAAGCGGTTAACGCCGAGCTTGACCGTACCATCAGCCAGCTTAAACTGGATCTAAAAAATGAAAAGATACAGCATATGGGCATTGACAAGGCCTCTGATCATAAAATAATAGCCAAAATATCAGGTGCAGACAACAAATCAGGTGTGGAAAAACTGTTGTCGGATGAATATGCAGGCCTTGAGATTCCTTCGGTAAAAAATATTAGCGGCGGAATTTCCTTTACTCTGCGCCTGCCTGACAAGGAATCGGATTCCATCAAAAAAATGGCTACGGAACAGGCCCTGGAAACGATTCGAAACCGTATTGATGAATTTGGCGTCAGTGAACCGGATATCAGAATCCAGAGCGGCAACAGAATCCTTCTGCAGCTGCCGGGTATCAGTGATCCTGAACGGGCCAAAGGCCTGATTGGAAAAACCGCTCAACTTACATTCCAGCTTGTGGATGAACAAGGCGATGTCAATGCCGCTTTACGCGGCAAGCCGCCTGTTGGAGATGAAATTCTTTACCAGCTGAGAAAAAATGCCGGAACAGGCAATCAGGCCAGAACGCCGTTTCTGATCAAAAAGCATGTGGAGCTTGACGGCAGCCAATTAACCAATGCCCGGGTGGAGTTTGACCAGTTCCAGCAGCCCCAGGTGGGCATTGAATTCAGTCGTAAAGGTGCCAGAACCTTTGAACGGATCACCGGTGCCAATATTAACAAACGGCTGGCCATTGTACTGGATAAGAATGTATACTCCGCGCCCAATATCCAGGACCGCATTTCCGGCGGTAAGGCTGTAATCACTGGGCATTTTACTCTTGAAGAAGCCACGGACCTTGCCATTGCCTTGCGGGCCGGTTCTTTGCCGGCGCCGGTTAAAATCATTGAGGAACGAACCGTTGGCCCCACCCTGGGTGCAGACTCCGTTCGCACAGGCCTGATGTCTATGCTGGTAGGCGGTGCCCTGGTTGTTCTTTTCATGGTCATTTATTACAGGGGGGCAGGTCTGATCGCCGACATTGCCCTGGTTGTGAATATTTTTCTGATCGGTGGTGGACTGGCTTTTTTCGGTGCTACTTTGACCTTGCCGGGTATTGCCGGTATCATCCTGACCATTGGCATGGCAGTGGATGCCAATGTTATTATCTTTGAACGAATCCGGGAGGAGCTTCGAGCCGGCCGGTCTCCCAGGGCAGCGGTGAATGCCGGGTATGACCGTGCTACGTTGACCGTCATGGACGCTAATGTTACCACGTTAATCGCAGCCGCTGTTCTGTTTCAGTTCGGCACAGGTCCCATCAAGGGATTTGCCGTAACCCTGGGTCTTGGTATCGTGGCCAGTCTGTTTACTGCCCTGATCCTGTCCAAGAGCATCTACGATATGATTCTTGCAAACAAACAATCCGACACATTGAGCATATAA
- the mltF gene encoding membrane-bound lytic murein transglycosylase MltF, whose translation MKLFLTKHFIFLFLIIATLGVVRFCVLIHHQEIGSTLNTVEKIRKNGKLRLITSKAINTYYQYNNKPTGFEYDLAREFAKFMNVELDVITPGWNNMFAYLKQGKGDFIAAGIPITAPRLEYVDFSIPYMTIQQRIIHHNLIFSPKDIKNMKFKVFHVRRGTSYHYRLADMKASGLPLEYVLHNNIPTEELIGMVHDREIKFTIANSNIALLSRRFFPDIRIGIPIQERESLAWAVRRNDSEMLKQVNKFFLYATNTGILKRITTRYYGNIDNFDAYELKKFHNRIKTQLPKYKNVIKAESAKHGFDWRLIAAIVYQESHFDPEAKSFSNVLGLMQVTEITAKEMGIKNRLDPQQSIRAGIKYLALMYKRFNYIKDESQRLLFALASYNIGYGHVKDAINLAKEEGHDPNTWKGIKATLPLLSKAKYYNQTKYGYARGWEPVQYVERIQTYFDILKQKKAAMAG comes from the coding sequence ATGAAATTATTTTTAACTAAACATTTTATATTTTTATTCCTTATTATTGCGACCTTAGGGGTTGTACGATTTTGTGTGCTGATTCACCACCAGGAAATCGGCAGCACCCTGAATACCGTTGAAAAAATACGCAAAAACGGCAAACTGCGCCTGATCACCAGCAAGGCCATTAACACCTATTATCAATACAATAACAAACCCACGGGTTTTGAGTATGATCTGGCCCGGGAGTTTGCCAAATTCATGAATGTGGAACTTGATGTCATAACACCGGGCTGGAATAACATGTTCGCGTATCTCAAGCAGGGTAAAGGCGATTTTATTGCCGCAGGGATTCCCATTACTGCCCCACGCCTGGAATATGTAGATTTTTCGATTCCCTACATGACTATACAGCAGCGTATTATTCACCATAACCTCATCTTTAGTCCCAAGGACATCAAAAACATGAAATTTAAAGTTTTTCATGTCAGGCGAGGGACATCCTATCATTACAGGCTGGCAGATATGAAGGCTTCGGGTCTACCTCTGGAGTATGTGCTGCATAACAACATCCCCACCGAAGAACTCATCGGCATGGTTCATGACAGGGAGATTAAGTTCACCATAGCCAATTCTAATATCGCCCTGCTCAGCCGGCGTTTTTTTCCGGATATACGCATTGGAATTCCCATCCAGGAACGTGAATCCCTGGCTTGGGCGGTCCGGAGAAATGATAGTGAGATGCTCAAGCAGGTCAACAAATTCTTTCTTTATGCAACCAACACCGGCATCCTGAAACGCATCACAACCAGATATTATGGCAATATCGACAATTTTGACGCCTATGAACTGAAAAAATTCCATAACCGCATAAAGACCCAGTTGCCCAAATACAAAAACGTAATTAAAGCAGAGTCTGCCAAACACGGATTTGACTGGCGTCTGATCGCGGCCATTGTGTACCAGGAATCCCACTTTGATCCGGAAGCAAAAAGTTTTAGCAATGTTCTCGGATTGATGCAGGTCACTGAAATAACCGCCAAGGAAATGGGCATTAAAAACCGCTTGGACCCTCAACAAAGCATCCGCGCAGGGATAAAATATCTGGCATTGATGTACAAACGGTTTAATTATATAAAAGATGAATCCCAGCGACTGTTGTTTGCCCTTGCAAGTTATAATATCGGATACGGACACGTCAAAGATGCCATAAATCTGGCAAAGGAGGAAGGGCACGATCCCAATACCTGGAAAGGGATCAAGGCGACACTTCCTCTGTTATCCAAGGCAAAATATTATAATCAGACAAAATACGGATATGCCCGGGGCTGGGAACCGGTTCAGTATGTAGAGCGTATTCAGACATATTTCGACATTCTCAAACAGAAAAAAGCCGCCATGGCCGGGTAA
- the parC gene encoding DNA topoisomerase IV subunit A yields MTQIPSSSVEEFERLPFKEFTQNAYLNYSMYVILDRALPHIGDGLKPVQRRIIYSMSQLGLSSTAKFKKSARTVGDVLGKFHPHGDAACYEAMVLMAQPFSLRYPLVDGQGNWGDPNDPKSFAAMRYTESRLSRYAKILLDELEQGTVGWVPNFDGTLEEPSLMPARLPNILLNGTTGIAVGMATSIPPHNLREVAKALIFLIENENADAKDLCKFIKGPDFPTQAEIITPANEIGDIYEKGKGRVKMRAQYIIEDGELVFTALPYHASSEKIYEQIAAQISAKKLPMVSDLRDESDHEAPTRLVVMPRSNRVDLNILADHLFATTDLEKSFSINMNMIGLDGRPRVKSLKTILNEWLNFRRATIEKKFRFHLEKIVSRLHILEGFKTVYLNLDQVIEIIRRTDDPAKELMDTFGLSEIQVKAVLEIRLRQLARMEEIKITEEMAALSKEKARLDKLLNSPKAFKTFIIKEIEEDAKNFGDKRRSPIKTRKDAEAFSVTDVIEVEPVTIILSANGWIRTAKGHDIDPANVKFKTGDQLLCHLRIRSDKPIVLIDTSGRAYTLFAHVLPSARGNGEPVTGHLTLAPDTTIYTMIAAEDDDLFLNGADNGYGYIIKFSDFLTNFKNGKAVITLSQNDVPMAPLPIPDVNSDSIAAITTSGRMLIFPVNQLPRLKKGKGNKIIHIPASGKSQNSPEKLKFLKILPLSSNLVIYSGKHFLRLTPGNQQDYTSTRGRRGKLLPRGYRNVDHLEIISPQPARDDTD; encoded by the coding sequence ATGACCCAGATCCCAAGTTCCAGTGTTGAAGAATTTGAACGCCTACCCTTCAAAGAGTTTACCCAAAACGCGTACCTAAACTATTCCATGTATGTCATTCTGGATCGGGCTCTGCCCCATATCGGGGACGGGCTCAAACCTGTCCAGCGCAGAATCATATACTCCATGAGCCAGTTGGGGCTCTCTTCCACGGCCAAGTTCAAGAAATCGGCCAGAACCGTGGGCGATGTTCTGGGTAAATTTCACCCCCACGGCGATGCAGCCTGCTATGAAGCCATGGTTCTGATGGCCCAGCCGTTTTCCTTAAGATATCCGCTGGTGGACGGACAGGGCAACTGGGGTGACCCCAATGATCCCAAATCCTTTGCAGCCATGCGGTATACTGAATCAAGACTGTCCAGGTATGCAAAAATCCTTTTGGACGAACTGGAACAGGGTACGGTGGGGTGGGTTCCCAATTTCGATGGCACTTTGGAAGAACCGTCCCTGATGCCGGCCCGTCTGCCTAATATTCTGCTCAACGGCACCACCGGCATCGCCGTGGGCATGGCCACCTCCATCCCGCCCCATAATCTAAGAGAGGTGGCAAAAGCCTTAATTTTCCTTATTGAAAATGAAAATGCCGATGCAAAAGACTTGTGTAAATTTATTAAAGGTCCTGATTTTCCCACACAAGCTGAAATCATAACCCCGGCAAACGAAATTGGCGACATCTATGAGAAAGGCAAGGGGCGTGTAAAAATGCGGGCCCAGTATATCATAGAAGACGGAGAACTGGTATTCACAGCCCTTCCCTATCATGCATCCTCTGAAAAAATTTACGAGCAGATCGCAGCCCAGATCAGTGCAAAAAAACTGCCCATGGTGTCGGATCTGCGGGATGAATCCGACCACGAGGCCCCCACACGGTTGGTGGTAATGCCACGGTCAAACCGCGTGGATCTTAATATTCTGGCAGACCATCTTTTTGCCACCACGGATCTTGAAAAATCCTTTTCAATCAACATGAACATGATCGGTCTTGACGGTCGGCCAAGGGTAAAAAGTTTAAAAACGATCCTGAACGAATGGCTGAATTTCCGAAGAGCAACCATTGAAAAAAAATTCCGGTTTCATCTGGAAAAAATTGTCAGCCGGCTGCATATTCTGGAAGGATTTAAAACCGTTTACCTGAACCTTGATCAGGTAATCGAAATCATACGCAGGACAGATGATCCGGCCAAAGAACTCATGGACACCTTTGGCCTGTCCGAAATCCAGGTTAAGGCGGTCCTGGAAATCCGGTTGCGCCAGCTTGCCCGAATGGAAGAGATCAAAATCACCGAGGAGATGGCCGCGCTTTCCAAAGAAAAGGCGCGCCTTGATAAACTTTTGAACTCTCCTAAAGCATTTAAGACGTTTATAATCAAAGAAATTGAAGAAGACGCCAAAAACTTTGGAGATAAGCGCAGATCCCCCATCAAAACACGCAAAGATGCCGAAGCATTCTCGGTTACGGATGTTATTGAGGTGGAGCCTGTCACCATTATCCTGTCAGCCAATGGATGGATACGGACAGCAAAGGGCCATGATATAGATCCTGCAAATGTAAAATTTAAAACCGGGGACCAACTACTGTGCCACCTGCGCATCCGATCCGACAAACCCATTGTGCTCATTGATACCTCGGGCCGGGCATATACCCTGTTCGCCCATGTCCTTCCCTCGGCCAGAGGAAACGGGGAACCTGTCACAGGGCATCTGACCCTTGCCCCGGATACCACCATCTACACCATGATAGCCGCCGAAGATGACGACCTGTTTCTCAACGGTGCTGACAATGGTTATGGATATATCATCAAGTTCAGTGATTTTTTAACCAATTTTAAAAACGGAAAGGCAGTGATCACTTTATCCCAAAATGATGTGCCCATGGCGCCGCTTCCCATACCAGACGTCAATTCCGACAGCATTGCCGCAATCACCACCAGCGGCAGGATGCTGATCTTCCCGGTCAACCAACTGCCGCGCCTGAAAAAAGGCAAGGGCAATAAAATAATTCACATTCCGGCATCCGGCAAAAGCCAAAATAGTCCTGAAAAGCTTAAGTTTCTAAAAATATTGCCTCTAAGTTCGAATCTTGTTATATATTCGGGCAAACATTTCTTGCGGCTGACACCAGGCAACCAGCAGGACTACACAAGTACAAGGGGGCGACGGGGGAAATTGCTTCCCCGTGGATACAGAAACGTAGATCACCTTGAAATTATCTCCCCCCAGCCGGCGAGAGATGATACGGATTAA
- the dprA gene encoding DNA-processing protein DprA — MVPCPDTYLPWFLLTELPGLSPRVIKNLIQHFKTPEAILTASKTQLLSVPDISSRSIKSLLGHKGFESSAEKRLIQAQESGYRVVVLTEPEYPALLKEIPDPPALLFYDGTFDINAPCISIVGSRNATRYGIDTAYYLAQRLTAFGFTIVSGMALGIDTAAHKGALENKTGQTLAVLGSGLDHIYPRHNRPLYCRIRKQGAVISEFFPDTAPLPGNFPRRNRIIAGLSCGTVVVEAAQKSGSLITARLAGEYNREVFAVPGSIKSSKSRGTHHLIKQGAHLIENEMDIIDELSQFVHAAYETPSFEPTKNKPTMDKIQTMVYKHLDLYPEHIDHITASSGLTSAQVSAALLDLELSGLIVRHPGNKFSILEE, encoded by the coding sequence ATGGTACCCTGTCCGGACACATATTTACCCTGGTTTCTTTTAACGGAACTGCCGGGTCTAAGCCCCCGTGTAATCAAAAATCTGATTCAACATTTTAAAACACCCGAAGCCATTTTAACGGCATCTAAGACACAACTGTTATCTGTACCGGATATATCTTCCAGATCCATAAAAAGTCTTCTTGGACACAAAGGATTTGAATCGAGTGCCGAAAAACGCCTTATCCAGGCCCAGGAATCCGGATACCGGGTTGTGGTGTTAACCGAACCTGAATACCCTGCCCTGCTAAAAGAAATTCCCGATCCCCCCGCCCTTTTATTTTATGACGGTACATTCGATATTAATGCGCCCTGTATCTCCATTGTGGGATCACGAAATGCAACCCGGTACGGCATAGATACTGCCTATTACCTTGCACAACGCCTTACGGCATTTGGTTTTACCATTGTGTCCGGTATGGCCCTGGGAATTGATACTGCTGCCCACAAAGGCGCACTTGAAAATAAAACCGGGCAGACATTGGCAGTTCTTGGATCAGGCCTTGATCATATCTATCCTAGACACAACCGACCCTTGTACTGCCGGATCAGAAAACAGGGGGCCGTCATCTCCGAATTTTTTCCGGACACGGCTCCGTTGCCCGGCAATTTTCCCCGGCGCAACAGGATCATTGCTGGTTTGTCCTGCGGTACGGTTGTGGTGGAAGCCGCCCAGAAAAGCGGGTCTCTGATTACTGCACGCTTAGCCGGTGAATACAACCGCGAGGTATTTGCCGTTCCGGGCAGCATCAAATCCTCCAAAAGCCGGGGGACTCACCATCTGATCAAACAGGGTGCGCACCTCATAGAAAATGAGATGGACATCATTGATGAACTGTCCCAGTTTGTTCATGCCGCATATGAAACACCCTCATTTGAACCGACAAAAAATAAACCAACCATGGACAAAATCCAGACCATGGTATATAAACACCTCGATCTTTACCCCGAACATATTGATCATATCACCGCATCAAGCGGTCTGACGAGTGCCCAGGTTTCTGCAGCCCTACTTGACTTGGAATTATCAGGGCTGATTGTTCGTCATCCAGGCAATAAATTTTCAATCTTGGAGGAATAA
- the secF gene encoding protein translocase subunit SecF, protein MQFIKPGTNIDFMGKRKIGFVFSLILILAGIVSLIIHNGPNYGIDFAGGTLVQVKFPQKVDVSDIRKGLDEIGLKDVSVQGFGEQEANEYLIRTSSDTDALGDQLSDTVSKGLKEATSLEPDIRRVEMVGPQVGKDLKKNALLAIFYSLLFITIYISGRFEQKWTIAGITAGALMAAVYFLSVFNLSMPVLIAAALIVSLVLFWYLQLQYAIGAIVALIHDVTITVGVFSLLNLDFSLQIIAALLTIIGYSLNDTIIVFDRIRENIKGNSDHTMVADLFNRSINETLSRTILTSLTTLVVLLALFLLGGEIIHNFAFAMIIGVVVGTYSSIFIASPLVFMAHRKK, encoded by the coding sequence ATGCAGTTTATCAAGCCTGGTACCAATATCGATTTTATGGGAAAACGCAAAATCGGATTTGTGTTTTCCCTGATCCTGATTCTGGCAGGTATTGTCTCCCTGATTATTCATAATGGTCCCAATTACGGCATTGATTTTGCCGGCGGCACCCTGGTACAGGTAAAATTCCCCCAGAAGGTTGATGTTTCCGACATCCGTAAAGGATTGGACGAGATTGGCCTTAAAGATGTATCTGTCCAGGGATTTGGTGAGCAGGAGGCAAATGAATACCTGATCCGCACCTCCAGTGACACCGACGCCTTGGGCGATCAGCTGTCTGACACCGTTTCAAAAGGACTAAAAGAAGCCACATCCCTTGAGCCTGATATCCGGCGTGTGGAAATGGTCGGCCCCCAGGTGGGAAAAGATTTAAAAAAGAATGCGCTTCTGGCTATTTTTTATTCCCTGCTCTTTATCACGATTTACATATCGGGTCGTTTTGAACAAAAATGGACCATTGCCGGAATCACCGCAGGCGCATTGATGGCGGCGGTCTACTTTTTATCCGTCTTCAACCTGTCCATGCCTGTTTTGATTGCAGCCGCCCTAATTGTCTCTCTGGTGCTATTCTGGTATCTGCAACTTCAGTACGCCATTGGCGCCATTGTGGCCCTGATTCACGATGTGACTATTACCGTGGGGGTATTTTCCCTGCTTAACCTTGATTTTTCCCTGCAGATCATTGCAGCCCTTTTGACCATCATCGGTTATTCACTGAACGACACCATTATCGTTTTTGACCGAATCCGGGAAAATATCAAGGGGAATTCAGACCATACCATGGTAGCGGACCTGTTTAACCGGAGTATCAATGAAACCCTGTCACGGACCATATTGACATCGTTGACCACATTGGTTGTCTTGCTGGCACTTTTCCTGCTCGGCGGAGAAATCATTCACAACTTTGCCTTTGCCATGATCATCGGGGTGGTGGTGGGTACCTATTCATCCATTTTCATTGCATCTCCCCTTGTTTTTATGGCCCATAGAAAAAAGTAA
- the yajC gene encoding preprotein translocase subunit YajC, with protein MFISNAYAMGATGGQAGQGGGIAGFLPIIILFAIFYFLLIRPQQKKAKEHKAMIDNLKKGNRVVTSGGIFGTIVSIDDTTIGLEIAEKVKIKVSRGNIGGLISDNEAQTKSKEKN; from the coding sequence ATGTTTATTAGCAATGCATACGCCATGGGCGCCACTGGTGGACAGGCCGGACAAGGCGGAGGAATAGCCGGTTTTTTACCCATTATTATTCTGTTCGCCATTTTTTATTTCCTGCTCATCAGACCCCAGCAGAAAAAAGCCAAAGAACATAAGGCAATGATCGACAATCTTAAAAAAGGCAACCGGGTTGTAACGTCCGGCGGTATTTTCGGCACCATTGTCTCCATAGATGACACCACCATTGGTCTTGAAATTGCCGAAAAAGTTAAAATTAAGGTTTCAAGAGGAAACATTGGCGGCCTGATCTCCGATAATGAAGCCCAAACAAAATCCAAAGAAAAAAATTAA